A genomic window from Glycine max cultivar Williams 82 chromosome 17, Glycine_max_v4.0, whole genome shotgun sequence includes:
- the LOC100527510 gene encoding CCT motif and tify domain-containing protein: MSSSSEYSAFSGPRPAKSPAEKSTFSQTCSLLSQYIKEKGAFGDLTLGMTRTPDTYGSPETSCHSATTMELFPTIIKQRNPTTVDFLSPQSAYPHHSEVPTMVKSSAFKSIEKEPKAAQLTIFYAGQVVVFDDFPAEKLEEIMSLAGKGISQSQNTSACAHTHNQQGNHPSFVPNVSPQAPSRPIVCELPIARKVSLHRFLSKRKDRIASKAPYQINNPNSASNKPAESMTWLGLGAQSTQF; this comes from the exons ATGTCCAGCTCATCGGAATATTCGGCATTTTCCGGCCCCCGCCCGGCCAAGTCGCCGGCCGAGAAGTCCACTTTCTCTCAGACTTGTAGTCTATTGAGCCAATACATCAAGGAAAAAGGTGCCTTCGGAGACCTTACCCTCGGGATGACTCGCACCCCCGATACTTACG GTTCCCCTGAGACATCGTGTCACTCTGCAACAACCATGGAGTTGTTTCCCACCATCATCAAGCAACGGAACCCAACTACTGTGGATTTCCTATCTCCCCAGAGTGCTTATCCTCACCACTCAGAGGTTCCAACCATGGTCAAATCAAG TGCATTTAAGTCTATAGAGAAGGAGCCTAAAGCTGCTCAGTTGACAATCTTTTATGCTGGGCAAgttgttgtgtttgatgatttTCCTGCTGAAAAATTGGAGGAGATAATGTCATTAGCCGGCAAGGGAATATCCCAAAGCCAAAACACCTCTGCATGTGCTCACACTCATAACCAGCAAGGGAATCATCCTTCCTTTGTTCCTAATGTCTCCCCTCAAGCACCGTCCAGACCAATTGTTTGTG AACTGCCAATTGCTAGGAAAGTTTCACTTCATCGGTTCCTTTCTAAGAGAAAAGATAG AATTGCTTCCAAAGCACCATATCAAATAAACAATCCCAACTCTGCTTCAAATAAGCCGGCTGAATCCATGACATGGCTAGGATTAGGTGCTCAATCAACACAATTCTGA